One window of Akkermansia biwaensis genomic DNA carries:
- a CDS encoding ankyrin repeat domain-containing protein, protein MIKKNIFPAWGIACLVLSAFSPLMARALDSYDAALDKVKAMQAKADPVKQKNRTKNLVNLKLRLEALKKGQDVNAGDDMTWSALAWAAYVGDKEIFDYLLSKGANPRRTDQYGISVFMRAAEGGNMDIVKYLVEECKCDPNEKDREYGITALMRATTCRRHGVVNYLLEKKASVRFRDKGGRNVLAYAAEGRNMDDMEMLVARGADLNVTDKEGRTLLMQASEKGNLEMVRYLVGKGAKVKARTKYGKTALIFAAEGGYLDVVGYLVDQGADIKARNKWGDSVLDIKTVDPAVKTYLRSRLKAK, encoded by the coding sequence ATGATCAAAAAGAATATTTTCCCTGCATGGGGAATCGCCTGCCTCGTGCTGTCGGCATTCTCTCCCCTGATGGCGCGCGCCCTTGACTCCTATGATGCCGCTTTGGACAAGGTAAAGGCCATGCAAGCCAAAGCCGATCCGGTCAAACAGAAGAACCGGACAAAAAATCTTGTGAATCTGAAGCTGCGGCTGGAAGCCCTGAAAAAAGGGCAGGATGTCAATGCCGGAGACGATATGACCTGGTCCGCCCTCGCCTGGGCAGCTTATGTAGGCGACAAGGAGATTTTCGACTACCTGCTTTCCAAGGGGGCGAATCCCAGAAGGACGGACCAGTACGGCATATCCGTGTTCATGAGGGCGGCGGAAGGAGGCAATATGGACATCGTCAAGTACCTGGTGGAGGAATGCAAATGCGACCCAAATGAGAAGGACCGGGAATACGGAATTACCGCCCTGATGCGTGCAACTACCTGCAGGCGTCATGGAGTTGTCAATTATCTGCTTGAGAAAAAGGCCAGTGTCCGGTTCAGAGACAAGGGCGGCCGGAATGTGCTGGCCTATGCCGCCGAGGGCAGGAATATGGATGATATGGAAATGCTGGTGGCCAGGGGCGCGGATTTGAATGTTACGGATAAGGAAGGCCGCACCCTGCTGATGCAGGCTTCGGAAAAAGGAAATCTGGAGATGGTGCGGTACCTGGTCGGGAAAGGGGCAAAGGTGAAAGCCAGGACAAAGTACGGAAAGACGGCGCTCATTTTTGCCGCGGAAGGCGGTTATCTGGATGTCGTGGGTTATCTGGTGGATCAGGGAGCGGATATCAAGGCCAGGAATAAATGGGGAGACTCCGTCCTGGATATCAAGACGGTGGATCCGGCGGTCAAAACTTATCTGCGTTCCAGGCTGAAAGCAAAATAG